A segment of the Falsirhodobacter algicola genome:
CGCAGACGGACATCGCGCCCATCTCGCTGATCGCAACCAGCCCGCTGGCGCTGACCGTTTCGGCCGACTTCCCGGCCAAGGACGTGGCCGAATTCGTTGCCGCCGCCAAGGCCGATCCCGGCGCGATCAGCTATGGCTCGGTCGGGCAAGGTTCAGGCGCGCATCTGACGGCGGAACTCTTCGCCGCCGAGGCCGGGGTGGAGCTGTTCCACATCCCCTTCCAAAGCTATGCCGAAGTCACCGCCTCCATCCTCGCCGGAGAGATCGATGCAGGCTTCATGGCCCCCTCGGCCGCGCTGCCGCAGGTGCAGGCGGGCACGATGCGGATGCTGGGCGTCACCTCCACCCAGCCCTTCGCGCAGACGCCCGATGTGCCGGTGCTGGCCGGGACCGCTGGCCTGCCCGAGGATTTCCGGGCCGAGCTGTGGAACGCCATCATCGCCCCTGCCGGCACCGATCCCGCCATCGTGGAGCGTCTGAACCACGAGGTCGGCACCATCCTCGCCGATCCGGCCGTGCAGGACCGTCTGCTGGCGATCGGCTGGCAGGTCGCCCCCGGCACGCCCGAAGACCTGTCGGACCGCATCGAAAGCGACATCGCGCTTTGGGGCGCCGTCATCGACCGGATGGAGTGAGCGGGACGTGACGCAGCGGGACTGGAGCGATGCCGCATGGGGGGCGGGGCTGGCGCTTGCGGGCGCCGCCGTCGCCGCCCATGCCGCCGCGCATTACGACATCGGAAGCCTGCGCCGCATGGGGCCGGGCTTCTTTCCGGTGGTGCTGGGGGTGGCGCTGGTGGCGCTCGGGGCGCTGATCGCGCTGCCGGCGCTGCGCCGCGCGGGCGAACGCCGCCCCTTCGCATGGCGCGAGGCATTGGCCGTCACCGCCGCGCTGCTGGTCTTTGCGCTGCTCATGGAACGCGCGGGGCTGATCGTGGCCACGGCCCTGTCGGCCCTGATCGCCAGCAGCGTCGCCCCCCGCCCCGGCCTTGTCTGGCGCGGGGTTCTGGCGGCCATCATCGCCTTCGTGACATGGGCGATCTTCAGTCTGGCCCTCGGCCTTTCGATCCCCGTATGGCCGTGGAGCCCCTGAGATGACGACACTGGACGGACTGGCCCACGGGCTTGGCGTGGCCCTGCAGCCGGGGATTCTGATCTACAGCCTTCTGGGCGCGCTGCTCGGCACCTTCGTCGGGGTCTTGCCGGGGATCGGGGCGATGGCGGCGATCACGCTCTTGCTGCCCATCACCTACTACATCTCCTCCGAGGCGGCGCTGGTCATGCTGGCGGGCGTCTATTACGGAGCGCAATATGGCGGCTCGGTCGCCTCGATCCTGCTGCGCCTGCCGGGCACGCCGCAATCGGCGGTCACCACGCTCGATGGCTATCCGCTGGCGCGGCAGGGGCGCGCGGGGGCCGCGCTCTTCACGGCGATGATCTCGTCCTTCGCGGGGTCCATGCTGGGGATCGCGATCCTCGTTCTGCTGGCGGGCTGGCTGTCGAAGGTCGCGACCAGCTTCGGCGCCGCCGATTACGCCGCGATGATGGTGATGGGGCTCGTCGCCGCCTCCACCGTGGGCAGCAGCCGCCCGGTCAAAAGCCTTGCGATGGTGGTGGTGGGGCTGATCCTCGGCTGCGTCGGAACGGACGTCAATTCCGGGGTTCAGCGCTTCACCTTCGGGCAGACGCAGCTGATGGACGGGATCAACCTCGTGGCGCTGGCGATGGGCCTCTTCGGCGTGGCCGAGGTCATCGCCAACATCCAAAGCGCCGACCGCCACGGCCCGCCCGATCGCGTCACCTTGCGCCAACTGATCCCGACGCGCGACGATCTGCGCCGCATCCTTGCGCCGATCCTGCGCGGCACGGCGCTTGGCGGGTTCTTCGGGGCGCTGCCGGGGACCGGATCCACCATCTCCTCCTTCCTTGCCTACGCGACTGAGCGGCGCGTCTCCCGCCATCCCGAACGCTTCGGCAAGGGCGCGGTGGAGGGCATCGCCGGGCCGGAGGCCGCGAACAACTCCGCCTCCATCACCGCCTTCGTGCCGACGCTGACGCTGGGAATTCCGGGCGATCCGATCATGGCACTGATGCTGGGCGCGCTGGTCATCCACGGCATCCAGCCCGGCCCGATGATGCTTCAGGAACGCCCGGACATGTTCTGGGGCCTCGTCGCCAGCTTCGGGATCGGCAACCTGTTCCTGCTACTGCTTAACCTGCCGCTGATCGGGATCTGGGTGTCGATGCTGCGCATCCCGTTCCGCTGGCTCTATCCTGCGATCATCGTGTTCATCTGCCTTGGGGTCTTTTCGGTCCGCGGCGCGGTCTTCGATCTGGTGATGGTGGCGGGGATCGGGGTGGTCGGCTATGCGCTGGCGCGGGCGAAGTTCAGCCCGGCGCTGCTGCTTCTGGGTTTCGTGCTCGGCCCGCTGATCGAGACGAACCTGCGCCGCGCGCTGCTCATCTCGCGCGGGGATGCGATGGTGTTCCTCGAACGGCCCATCGCCTGCGGCTTCTTGCTGGCGACGGCGCTGCTGCTGATCTGGCCGCTGCTGCGCCGCGCCCTGCCGGGGCGCGGCTAGGGCGCGCGGCCCTCAGTCCGGGATCGGCGACAGAAGCGGGCGGCCTTCGAAGAACGCCGTGAGGTTGTCGATCCCCAGCTGATGCATCGCGCCGCGCGTCTCTTCGGTGCCGCTGGCAAGGTGCGGGGCCAGCACGACGTTCGGCAGCGCCAGAAGGCGCGGATCGGGCGTGGGTTCGGAGAGGAACACATCCAGCCCCGCCGAGGCGATGCCCCCTTCCTCCAGCGCGGCGATCAGGGCAGCTTCGTCCACCACCGTGCCGCGCGCGATGTTCACGAGGCAGCCCTCTTCGCCAAGCGCGCGCAGCACCTCGGCCGAGACGAGGCCCGCCGTCTCCGCCCCGCCCGCCGCCGCCACGATCAGGATGTCGGCCCATTCGGCCAGATCGCGCGGATTGTCGTGGAAGGCATAGGGCACGTCCTTCTTCGTGCGGCCCGAATAGGCGATTTCTAACCCAAAGGCTTCGCAACGCGTGGCGATCGCGCGCCCGATATTGCCGAGGCCCACGATCCCCACCTTCTTGCCCGCCGTGGAGCGGGTGAGCGGGAACATCCCCTTCTGCCCCCAATCGCCCGACCGCACATAGGCATCCGCCTCGATCAGGCGGCGGCGCGCGTTCAGCATCAGCGCCAGCGCGATGTCGGCCACGTCATCCACCAGCGCGTCCGAGGCGTTGGAGATGGCGATCCCCCGCGCGCGCAGCGCCGCGATGTCCAGCGCCTCGTACCCGGCCGAGGTGATGGAGACCATCTCCAGCGCCGGAAGCTGCTCCAGCATGGCGGCATCCAGCGGGAAATGCCCGCCGCAATAGACGGCACGGCAGCGCGGGCCCCATTCGGCAAGGAAGGCAACCGGGTCGGCGGCGGTGTCGTAGCGGTGGCAGGTGAAGCGTTCCTCCAATGCGGCCATCTGGGCGGGGCGGGCGGTGAAGGCCACGAGCAGGTCGGGTTTCATGCGCGGTACTCTCCTTGGGCTTTGGGAATGCTGGCCCTGCATGACGCAGGCAGTTAGCCCGCGCAAGGCGCGATCCAAGGCCCCTGCCCCGCGCGCGAAAGACACGCCCGCCCAACAAAGCGTTTTGTTTTCCGGCCTGGCCATGAAACAACGCGCCACGTTTCACAACAGGAGACAATGACATGCAGACGGGAGTCTGGATCAGCCTTGCCGCCTATTTTCTGCTGATGGTCGGCATCGGCATCTACGCCTGGCGCAAAAGCACCGCCAGTTCCGAGGAATACATGCTGGGCGGGCGCAACCTGTCGCCGCAGGTCGCGGCGCTGTCGGCGGGCGCTTCGGATATGAGCGGCTGGCTTCTCTTGGGCCTGCCGGGGGCGCTGTTCGTGTCCGGCCTGTCGCAATCGTGGATCGCGGTGGGCCTGTCGATCGGCGCACTGCTCAACTGGATCATCGTCGCGCCGCGCCTGCGCGAACAGACGGAGCGTTACGACAACGCCCTGACGATCCCCGGTTTCCTCGGAAACCGCTTTCCCAGCCGCGCGGGGCTGCTGCGCTTGGTATCGGCGATCATCATCGTGATCTTCTTCGCCGTCTATACCGCCTCGGGGCTGGTGGCGGGGGGCAAGCTCTTCGCCAGCGCCTTCGGGGGCAGCTATATGGCGGGGGTGCTCATCACGCTGGGGATCGTGCTCGTCTATACGGTGATCGGCGGGTTCCTTGCCGTCAGCCTGACCGATTTCGTGCAAGGCTGCATCATGATGCTGGCGCTGGTCGTCATGCCCATCGTGATCCTGACCACCGGACAGGGCGGCGGCGTCGGACAGGCGGCGGACCGGCTGTCGGGGATGGATGACAGCTTCCTCTCCCTCTCCACCGGGGTGACGGCGATCGGCTGGATCTCGGCGATGGCGTGGGGCCTCGGCTATTTCGGGCAGCCCCATATCATCGTGCGCTTCATGGCCATTCGCCGCGTGTCGGACGTGCCGCGCGCCCGCGCCGTCGGGATGAGCTGGATGCTCGTCTCGCTGATCGGGGCGGTGTCGCTCGGGGTGTTCGGGCGGGCCTATGCGCTGCGCAACGGGCTGGAGATCGCGGACCCGGAGACGCTGTTCATCGTGCTGTCGAACCTGTTGTTCCATCCGCTGGTGACGGGGTTCCTCTATGCCGCGCTGCTGGCGGCGATCATGTCCACGGTCTCGAGCCAGCTTCTCGTCTCCTCCTCCTCGCTGACCGAGGACATCTACCGCCGCCTGCGCAAG
Coding sequences within it:
- a CDS encoding Bug family tripartite tricarboxylate transporter substrate binding protein yields the protein MTTHLRPVALAALAALATPAAAQDWPTEPVHIFVGFPAGSSPDTIARIVAEPLAAALGQPVVVENRPGAGGVIGVQQMLAHDDGYSFGITINGPLTTAQRLIPDLGYDPQTDIAPISLIATSPLALTVSADFPAKDVAEFVAAAKADPGAISYGSVGQGSGAHLTAELFAAEAGVELFHIPFQSYAEVTASILAGEIDAGFMAPSAALPQVQAGTMRMLGVTSTQPFAQTPDVPVLAGTAGLPEDFRAELWNAIIAPAGTDPAIVERLNHEVGTILADPAVQDRLLAIGWQVAPGTPEDLSDRIESDIALWGAVIDRME
- a CDS encoding tripartite tricarboxylate transporter TctB family protein; protein product: MTQRDWSDAAWGAGLALAGAAVAAHAAAHYDIGSLRRMGPGFFPVVLGVALVALGALIALPALRRAGERRPFAWREALAVTAALLVFALLMERAGLIVATALSALIASSVAPRPGLVWRGVLAAIIAFVTWAIFSLALGLSIPVWPWSP
- a CDS encoding tripartite tricarboxylate transporter permease; amino-acid sequence: MTTLDGLAHGLGVALQPGILIYSLLGALLGTFVGVLPGIGAMAAITLLLPITYYISSEAALVMLAGVYYGAQYGGSVASILLRLPGTPQSAVTTLDGYPLARQGRAGAALFTAMISSFAGSMLGIAILVLLAGWLSKVATSFGAADYAAMMVMGLVAASTVGSSRPVKSLAMVVVGLILGCVGTDVNSGVQRFTFGQTQLMDGINLVALAMGLFGVAEVIANIQSADRHGPPDRVTLRQLIPTRDDLRRILAPILRGTALGGFFGALPGTGSTISSFLAYATERRVSRHPERFGKGAVEGIAGPEAANNSASITAFVPTLTLGIPGDPIMALMLGALVIHGIQPGPMMLQERPDMFWGLVASFGIGNLFLLLLNLPLIGIWVSMLRIPFRWLYPAIIVFICLGVFSVRGAVFDLVMVAGIGVVGYALARAKFSPALLLLGFVLGPLIETNLRRALLISRGDAMVFLERPIACGFLLATALLLIWPLLRRALPGRG
- a CDS encoding 2-hydroxyacid dehydrogenase, with amino-acid sequence MKPDLLVAFTARPAQMAALEERFTCHRYDTAADPVAFLAEWGPRCRAVYCGGHFPLDAAMLEQLPALEMVSITSAGYEALDIAALRARGIAISNASDALVDDVADIALALMLNARRRLIEADAYVRSGDWGQKGMFPLTRSTAGKKVGIVGLGNIGRAIATRCEAFGLEIAYSGRTKKDVPYAFHDNPRDLAEWADILIVAAAGGAETAGLVSAEVLRALGEEGCLVNIARGTVVDEAALIAALEEGGIASAGLDVFLSEPTPDPRLLALPNVVLAPHLASGTEETRGAMHQLGIDNLTAFFEGRPLLSPIPD
- the putP gene encoding sodium/proline symporter PutP, whose amino-acid sequence is MQTGVWISLAAYFLLMVGIGIYAWRKSTASSEEYMLGGRNLSPQVAALSAGASDMSGWLLLGLPGALFVSGLSQSWIAVGLSIGALLNWIIVAPRLREQTERYDNALTIPGFLGNRFPSRAGLLRLVSAIIIVIFFAVYTASGLVAGGKLFASAFGGSYMAGVLITLGIVLVYTVIGGFLAVSLTDFVQGCIMMLALVVMPIVILTTGQGGGVGQAADRLSGMDDSFLSLSTGVTAIGWISAMAWGLGYFGQPHIIVRFMAIRRVSDVPRARAVGMSWMLVSLIGAVSLGVFGRAYALRNGLEIADPETLFIVLSNLLFHPLVTGFLYAALLAAIMSTVSSQLLVSSSSLTEDIYRRLRKRPATERELVTVGRLAVLAVGLVAVVIARDPDSQVLGLVSNAWAGFGAAFGPLIILALTWPRMTGTGAVAGLITGAVTVILWIALGLNQTLLGGDGLYEIVPGFAASWIAIVLVSRAGADRGEYRAA